GAGCCGCATCACTGGCGTGCGCCACCAGGTAAACGAGTGGATGCAGGCTTACCCACTGTTTCAGGCGTAAAAGCCGCGAAACCGTATGCCTCGTAAAAGGCATCTGTGCATTGCGAGCGCAACGAAGTAAGGCGCGGCAATCCTTCCTTGTCGTCTGCCCACCGGCGCTTACGTGAGGGAGAGGTTGCCGCGCTTCACTTCGTTGCGCTCGCAATGACAGACTATTATTAACAAATTCAGTATCTACCCGTTGACCTCCCCCACTCAAAAGTTTCAGCAGAACCGCGCCGCCGCCGAGGGCGAAGCGGAGATGTCTTTCATCGACCACCTGGAGGCGCTGCGCTGGCACATTATCCGCGCGGCTATCGCGGTAGTGGTGTTCTCGCTCTGCGCATTTTTTGCTAAGACCTTCCTGTTTCACGACCTTATTCTGGGCCCCTCGCGCTCCGATTTCTGGACGTACCAGACCTTCTGCAAAATCGGCCATTACTTCGGCTCGACCGACCCGTGCGAAAACCAGGTCAATTTCATTATCCAGAACCGGGAGATGAGCGGGCAGCTGAGTATGCACATCAGCACCTCGTTTATGGTGGGTATCTGCCTGGCTTTTCCTTATCTATTCTGGGAATTGTGGCGCTTTATCAAGCCCGGCCTGTATCCGCATGAGCGAGCCAACTCGAAGGGGGCAGTGTTTTTCGTATCGGTACTGTTTGTACTGGGCTTATTGTTTGGGTACTATATAGCAGCTCCGCTAAGTATTAACTTCTTGGCGTCCTACACCGTCGACCCTACCATCCAGAACCAGATTGACTTGCAGAGCTACCTGAGCACGCTCAGCACCATGACGCTCTCCTGCGCCTTCGTATTTGAGCTGCCAATGGTGGTGTTTTTCCTGGCCAAAGCCGGCCTGGTCACGCCCGAGTTGATGACTATGTACCGCAAGCACGCCATCGTAGTGATTCTCATTATTGCGGCCATTATTACGCCGCCCGATATCTCGGCTCAGATTATCGTGACCATTCCCATTCTGATGCTTTACGAGCTGAGTATCCACATTGCCCGCGTAGTGCGCCGCAACAGCGCCGCCCGGCTCAATGAAGAGCTCCGGCTCAAAGCGGCGCAGGAATAGTTGAGAGTGAAGAGTCAAAAGCTAATGTATCTGCCTTTTGACTCTTCACTTTTAATTCTTAACTCTTAGCTCATAAGCTCCCGGCACAGCGGGCACCGGCTCATACGGCCCAAATATAGCAGGTAATAGATATTTAAGGCGCGGCAGCAGTCCATTCTGGTCAAGCAGATAGGTAGGCGGATGCGGACCGATATTGCGGGCCACGCGCACCACCGCCGCATATTCGTTGAGGTGCCCGAAATCGGCCTGGGCCAGCGCCCAGTCGAGGTAGGGGCGGGCGGCCGGGTGCGTGAGGTAGTCGCGGCGGTCGGGGCCCAGTACCAGCACCGCCCGGCCCGTAGCCAGGCGGCGATAAGCCGGATTAGGCTGCGGCGCAAACGAGCTTTCGACCGGCAGCCGCAACAGGCCGGGCAGGCCGGGCACCAGTTCGCGGTAGCGCACTACCACCGTAGCCCCGAGCACCACCACAAACAACAGCTCGGGAGCCCAGCTCAGCTGCCCCGGCAGGCGCTGCCACAAAAACAGCCCAAAGTAGGTAAGCGGCGGCAGCAGCAGCAGCAGCGAGCCCGGCGCCAGGCCGCGCCCCACGGCCAGCACCGCCAGCACCACCAGCAGCCACACCAGCATCAGCTGCCTAAACTTGGTTTGGAATACCAGTCCGAGCGCCGTGCCGGCGGCCCGCAGCAGCCCCAGCCCCAGCAGCACCG
The sequence above is drawn from the Hymenobacter baengnokdamensis genome and encodes:
- the tatC gene encoding twin-arginine translocase subunit TatC; translation: MTSPTQKFQQNRAAAEGEAEMSFIDHLEALRWHIIRAAIAVVVFSLCAFFAKTFLFHDLILGPSRSDFWTYQTFCKIGHYFGSTDPCENQVNFIIQNREMSGQLSMHISTSFMVGICLAFPYLFWELWRFIKPGLYPHERANSKGAVFFVSVLFVLGLLFGYYIAAPLSINFLASYTVDPTIQNQIDLQSYLSTLSTMTLSCAFVFELPMVVFFLAKAGLVTPELMTMYRKHAIVVILIIAAIITPPDISAQIIVTIPILMLYELSIHIARVVRRNSAARLNEELRLKAAQE